A single window of Roseofilum reptotaenium CS-1145 DNA harbors:
- a CDS encoding ankyrin repeat domain-containing protein — MDITSLIEAIQAGDRATVQTLTQTWDQTELNDQGSVVLITAAEQGDTGILHLLIEANLNVNQGDEDGWTPLMEASAGGHVDLVKQLLTAGANANTPSNEGITPLMAAAAKGHTEVVTLLVEQGADLKAKDKNSWTALIWASAEKQTDMVNLLQTLRSKGGE, encoded by the coding sequence ATGGACATAACCTCATTAATTGAAGCGATCCAAGCCGGCGATCGCGCTACAGTACAGACTTTAACTCAAACCTGGGATCAAACCGAATTAAATGACCAAGGAAGCGTTGTTTTAATTACTGCTGCTGAACAGGGAGATACGGGGATTTTACACCTGTTAATTGAGGCCAACCTCAATGTCAATCAAGGAGATGAGGATGGATGGACCCCGTTAATGGAAGCGAGTGCTGGGGGTCATGTAGACCTGGTAAAACAATTACTCACTGCTGGTGCTAATGCCAATACTCCAAGTAATGAGGGTATCACCCCTTTGATGGCTGCCGCTGCTAAAGGCCACACTGAAGTTGTGACGCTCTTGGTTGAACAAGGTGCTGACTTAAAAGCTAAGGATAAGAATAGTTGGACCGCTCTGATTTGGGCTTCGGCGGAAAAGCAGACCGACATGGTTAACTTACTGCAAACCTTGCGTTCTAAGGGTGGGGAGTAG
- a CDS encoding lipid-A-disaccharide synthase, whose product MSISVSESTIDILILSNGPGELTTWVRPVVKEIRQALGANNERVRLSVVLSPCPHASGSETEMAASLPEVNRVQGPEDFIPFLLWGKTAQNWQWSDRGLVLFLGGDQFFTLMLGKRLGYRTLVYAEWEARWQPWIDRFAVMNRQILDKAQPNLVHKFTVVGDLMADSAQSVSTSKNPVDGELIAVLPGSKPDKLRPGLPFSLAIAQLIHQQRPQTQFIIPVAPTLDIETLALFGDPQFNQTLHYWPTGEAELIENRSQPRLKTPSGLEIDLWTSFPAYEMLTQCQFCITTVGANTAELGSLCLPMIVLLPTQQLDAMRSWDGIWGMLAHLPAVGSSIAKVINKVILFWKQRRGELFAWPNIWAKEMIVPEWVGHLEAEEVAQQVIEYLDHPEQLQKMRDRLARVRGETGAAAQLAQMVVEEVDIER is encoded by the coding sequence ATGTCCATATCTGTGTCTGAATCTACGATCGATATTCTGATTCTCTCAAATGGGCCGGGAGAATTAACCACTTGGGTACGTCCGGTGGTCAAAGAAATTCGCCAGGCTCTAGGCGCGAACAACGAAAGGGTTCGCCTCTCTGTGGTGTTGTCCCCTTGTCCCCATGCCAGTGGTTCCGAAACCGAGATGGCAGCCTCTTTGCCAGAGGTGAATCGAGTTCAGGGGCCAGAAGATTTTATCCCCTTTTTATTGTGGGGGAAAACGGCCCAAAATTGGCAATGGAGCGATCGCGGTTTGGTGTTGTTTCTGGGAGGCGATCAATTTTTTACTCTCATGTTGGGCAAGCGGTTGGGCTATCGAACCCTGGTATACGCAGAATGGGAAGCCCGATGGCAGCCTTGGATTGACCGATTCGCGGTGATGAATCGCCAAATTTTAGACAAAGCACAACCCAATTTAGTCCATAAATTCACTGTAGTGGGGGATTTAATGGCAGACTCAGCCCAGTCGGTTTCGACATCCAAAAATCCGGTTGATGGGGAGTTGATTGCGGTATTACCGGGGTCAAAACCGGATAAATTACGGCCGGGATTACCGTTCTCATTGGCGATCGCCCAATTGATCCATCAACAGCGCCCTCAAACCCAATTTATCATTCCCGTTGCCCCAACCCTCGATATCGAAACTTTAGCCCTGTTTGGCGATCCTCAATTCAATCAGACCCTGCACTATTGGCCCACAGGAGAAGCTGAGTTAATTGAAAACAGGTCTCAACCGCGCCTAAAAACCCCTAGCGGTTTAGAAATCGATTTGTGGACTTCCTTTCCCGCGTATGAAATGCTCACCCAATGTCAATTTTGTATAACGACAGTCGGGGCAAATACGGCAGAATTGGGGTCTTTGTGCCTACCAATGATTGTATTATTGCCCACCCAACAGCTCGATGCGATGCGGAGTTGGGATGGTATTTGGGGAATGTTAGCCCATTTACCGGCTGTGGGTTCGAGTATTGCTAAGGTAATCAATAAAGTGATTCTGTTCTGGAAACAACGGCGAGGGGAATTATTTGCTTGGCCCAATATTTGGGCAAAAGAGATGATTGTTCCAGAATGGGTGGGACATTTAGAAGCCGAAGAAGTAGCCCAGCAAGTGATTGAGTATTTAGACCATCCCGAGCAATTACAGAAAATGCGCGATCGCCTAGCAAGAGTGCGCGGAGAGACGGGAGCGGCTGCACAGTTGGCTCAGATGGTTGTTGAGGAAGTGGATATAGAGCGCTAG
- a CDS encoding Uma2 family endonuclease, producing MTQTLAPSLTLEEFLERPETKPALEYINGNIVEKNMPQGEHSLLQGELCEVINRVARSPKIARAFPELRCTFGRRSMVSDIAVFRWERIPRTDTGKIANRFELHPDWAIAILSPNQSSSQALDKLLYGSQSGTSLGWLINPAEESIWAIGENQRIEVFTTDAQLPVLEGIDLELTVSEILSWLIL from the coding sequence ATGACTCAAACGCTCGCTCCATCGCTAACCTTAGAAGAATTTCTAGAGCGTCCAGAAACTAAACCTGCTCTAGAATATATTAATGGAAATATTGTAGAAAAAAACATGCCCCAAGGTGAACATAGCCTCCTCCAAGGTGAATTGTGCGAAGTCATTAACCGAGTTGCGAGATCGCCTAAAATTGCTAGAGCTTTTCCCGAATTGCGCTGTACCTTTGGGAGACGTTCCATGGTTTCCGACATTGCCGTGTTTCGCTGGGAAAGAATCCCCCGAACTGATACCGGAAAAATTGCCAATCGTTTTGAACTTCACCCCGATTGGGCGATCGCAATTTTATCCCCTAACCAAAGTAGCTCTCAAGCCTTAGATAAATTATTGTATGGTTCCCAATCCGGCACAAGTTTGGGATGGTTAATTAATCCCGCAGAAGAAAGTATTTGGGCAATCGGAGAAAACCAACGCATTGAGGTGTTTACCACTGACGCACAACTGCCTGTTCTAGAAGGAATTGATCTAGAGTTAACCGTATCCGAAATTTTAAGTTGGTTAATTCTGTGA
- the mtnC gene encoding acireductone synthase: protein MVQNARDNVRVLLLDIEGTITPVNFVFEVLFPFARDNAEVFLKERGGEPEVQGDLNLLRQEYESDRAKGDTILEWTGTEAIAAVPYIYYLIATDRKSTALKSLQGKIWEQGYRNGTLRAQIFPDVKPAFERWLAAGKKLYIFSSGSVQAQKLLFRYSEIGNLTPFLSGYFDTRTGSKMESQSYKKIAKTIELAPQKILFISDMVAELQAASASGMKSLFSSRPGNYSTDPQEFTSIQTFDGI from the coding sequence ATGGTACAAAATGCTAGAGATAATGTTAGGGTGTTGCTGTTAGATATTGAGGGAACAATAACACCTGTGAATTTTGTTTTTGAGGTTTTATTTCCCTTTGCAAGAGATAACGCAGAAGTTTTTCTCAAAGAACGCGGTGGCGAACCGGAAGTGCAAGGTGACCTCAATCTGCTACGTCAGGAATATGAAAGCGATCGCGCAAAAGGAGATACTATACTAGAGTGGACTGGTACCGAAGCTATTGCTGCCGTTCCTTACATTTATTACCTGATTGCTACAGATCGTAAGTCTACTGCTCTCAAGTCTCTTCAGGGTAAAATCTGGGAGCAGGGATATAGAAATGGAACCCTTAGAGCGCAGATTTTCCCAGATGTAAAACCCGCTTTTGAACGTTGGTTGGCTGCTGGCAAAAAACTCTATATTTTCTCGTCGGGGAGCGTACAGGCACAAAAACTCCTATTTCGTTATTCAGAAATTGGAAACTTAACGCCTTTTTTAAGTGGCTATTTTGATACTCGAACGGGATCAAAAATGGAATCTCAAAGTTATAAAAAGATTGCCAAAACCATTGAACTCGCTCCCCAAAAAATTCTCTTTATTTCTGATATGGTTGCTGAATTACAAGCTGCTAGTGCTAGCGGTATGAAGTCTCTATTCTCTTCAAGACCTGGCAATTATAGTACCGATCCTCAAGAATTTACTTCAATTCAAACCTTCGACGGCATCTAA
- the mtnB gene encoding methylthioribulose 1-phosphate dehydratase → MLNSPNLHEALLWVIKDIHSKGWSTGTAGNFSAVLQRDPLTLLMTSSGIDKGLVRSQNLVEINEAGVVVKGTGKPSAETLLHLTIVRETGTGAVIHAHSVFNTILSQHFLSEGKLILTGYEMLKGLEGILTHETTVSIPIWPNSQDMEQLSQIVGSHLQLNAHYGKKGTSFPRTYGFLLAGHGVYTWGKTLFHARRHLEILEFLFEVTYRKLVLGI, encoded by the coding sequence ATGCTAAATTCACCCAATTTACACGAAGCCCTACTCTGGGTAATTAAAGATATTCATAGCAAGGGTTGGTCTACCGGTACAGCAGGGAACTTCAGTGCAGTCCTCCAGAGAGATCCTCTAACGTTGCTGATGACTTCTAGCGGAATAGACAAGGGCTTAGTGCGATCGCAGAATTTAGTGGAAATCAACGAGGCTGGAGTCGTTGTCAAAGGGACGGGAAAACCTTCAGCCGAGACTTTACTTCACCTCACAATTGTCCGAGAAACAGGAACGGGAGCCGTTATACATGCCCATTCAGTCTTTAATACTATCTTGTCACAACACTTTTTGTCTGAAGGGAAACTAATCTTAACGGGTTACGAAATGCTCAAGGGTTTAGAGGGGATTCTTACTCATGAAACGACTGTTAGTATCCCCATCTGGCCAAACTCTCAAGATATGGAACAACTAAGCCAAATAGTTGGTTCTCACCTCCAGCTTAATGCTCACTATGGAAAGAAGGGAACCTCCTTTCCTCGTACTTATGGATTTCTCTTAGCCGGCCACGGGGTGTATACTTGGGGAAAAACTCTGTTTCACGCTCGACGACATCTGGAAATTTTAGAATTTTTGTTCGAGGTGACTTACCGCAAACTTGTCTTGGGGATTTAA